In Sphingomonas sp. SORGH_AS_0950, the following are encoded in one genomic region:
- a CDS encoding sugar MFS transporter — MEAVPDNRSRLFWLSVLALFTAAASAALRAAVASSLKAQWIDPIAPVEAGELIGSALGSAFLGFAATLFVASALLDRIGARQMLIGCGLCFLVGTAAIVGAGSLASGMAVYHIVWGGMLLSGIGWGLAEASINPLTARLYPEETTHRLNVLHAWYPGGLIVGGLAGVLLAETLSWQAIMALVLIPALGVLVMAATTRFPPVPREVRDVGFGGMIAEVFKRPSFFVWFGAMFLTAASELAPGQWLDVALSSRVGMRGILLLVYVSALMFVFRHFAGRIAGRLSNPGLLWVSSLMAGIGLFLLSRAQSPVAAVLASTVWGLGVCAMWPTMLASVAERYPRGGAWALGLVGSAGALASFFVLPRLGAMFDAAKVELAGGPEAFKRLTGEALRQVEDAAASQSFARLAIVPVILLFVFGGIWLAERRRPHRPVMETVA; from the coding sequence ATGGAAGCGGTACCGGACAATCGGTCGCGTCTGTTCTGGCTGAGCGTGCTGGCCTTGTTCACGGCCGCCGCCAGCGCGGCGTTGCGCGCGGCGGTGGCGAGCAGCCTGAAGGCACAGTGGATCGATCCCATCGCGCCGGTCGAGGCGGGCGAACTGATCGGATCGGCGCTGGGTTCGGCCTTTTTGGGCTTTGCGGCGACGCTGTTCGTGGCGAGCGCCTTGCTCGACCGGATCGGCGCGCGGCAGATGCTGATCGGATGCGGCCTGTGCTTTCTGGTCGGGACGGCAGCGATCGTCGGGGCGGGCTCGCTGGCCAGCGGCATGGCGGTCTATCACATCGTCTGGGGCGGGATGCTGCTCAGCGGCATCGGCTGGGGTCTGGCGGAGGCATCGATCAACCCGCTGACCGCGCGGCTTTATCCGGAAGAGACGACGCACCGGCTGAACGTGCTGCACGCCTGGTATCCCGGCGGACTGATCGTCGGCGGCCTGGCGGGCGTGCTGCTGGCGGAAACCCTCTCGTGGCAGGCGATCATGGCGCTGGTGTTGATCCCCGCGCTGGGCGTGCTGGTGATGGCGGCGACCACCCGTTTCCCGCCGGTCCCCCGCGAAGTGCGCGATGTCGGGTTCGGCGGGATGATCGCCGAGGTGTTCAAGCGGCCGAGCTTCTTCGTCTGGTTCGGCGCGATGTTCCTGACCGCGGCGTCCGAACTGGCACCGGGGCAATGGCTCGACGTGGCGCTGAGCAGCCGGGTCGGGATGCGCGGCATATTGCTGCTCGTCTATGTCAGCGCGCTGATGTTCGTGTTCCGCCATTTCGCCGGGCGGATCGCGGGGCGGCTGTCCAATCCGGGGCTGCTCTGGGTGTCGAGCCTGATGGCGGGGATCGGCCTGTTCCTGCTGTCGCGCGCGCAGTCGCCGGTGGCGGCGGTGCTGGCCTCGACCGTCTGGGGGCTGGGCGTCTGTGCGATGTGGCCGACCATGCTGGCCTCGGTGGCCGAGCGGTATCCGCGCGGTGGGGCCTGGGCATTGGGGCTGGTCGGATCGGCGGGCGCGCTGGCGAGCTTCTTCGTCCTGCCGCGTCTCGGCGCGATGTTCGATGCCGCCAAGGTCGAGCTGGCCGGTGGGCCGGAAGCGTTCAAGCGGCTGACCGGCGAGGCGCTGCGCCAGGTCGAGGATGCGGCGGCGTCGCAGTCCTTTGCACGGCTGGCGATCGTGCCGGTGATCCTGTTGTTCGTCTTTGGCGGCATCTGGCTGGCCGAGCGCCGCCGTCCTCACCGCCCTGTCATGGAGACCGTCGCATGA
- a CDS encoding hydroxypyruvate isomerase family protein yields the protein MSWSRRTILGGIAAAVPAAALMAQKASRSSNAARFTLGFAPHLGSFASRGDSSVEQIAYAADQGFWAWEDNEYRLRPVAEQEAIAKALRDRKMTMGVFVASMPKWSESRPLLGGDDDAERQGFLADVTSAVEVAKRVGATRMTVVTGFMDKRLHPAIQMGRIIDVMRRAGDIVAPHGMALVMEPLNTRTNHPGVFMQSIAEGYAVARGANSPGVKVLADLYHEQIQSGNLIPTLKLCWDEIGYIQFGDNPGRNEPGSGEINYANICRFLKAQAYAGVIGMEHGNSVKGRAGEERLIAAYRAIDPTA from the coding sequence ATGAGCTGGTCGCGACGCACCATCCTGGGCGGGATCGCCGCCGCCGTTCCCGCCGCAGCATTGATGGCGCAGAAGGCAAGCCGGTCGTCCAACGCAGCGCGCTTCACCCTGGGCTTCGCGCCGCATCTGGGCAGCTTTGCCAGCCGGGGCGACAGCTCGGTCGAACAGATCGCCTATGCCGCCGATCAGGGTTTCTGGGCCTGGGAGGACAATGAATATCGCCTTCGCCCGGTGGCCGAACAGGAAGCGATCGCCAAGGCGCTGCGCGACCGGAAGATGACGATGGGCGTGTTCGTCGCGTCCATGCCCAAATGGTCCGAGTCCCGGCCGCTGCTGGGCGGTGACGACGATGCCGAGCGGCAGGGCTTCCTCGCCGATGTGACGAGCGCGGTCGAGGTCGCCAAGCGGGTCGGCGCGACGCGGATGACCGTCGTCACCGGCTTCATGGACAAGCGTCTTCACCCCGCGATCCAGATGGGGCGGATCATCGACGTGATGCGTCGCGCAGGGGACATCGTCGCGCCGCACGGGATGGCGTTGGTGATGGAGCCGCTCAACACCCGGACCAACCATCCCGGCGTCTTCATGCAGTCGATCGCGGAGGGCTATGCGGTCGCGCGCGGGGCGAACAGTCCGGGCGTCAAGGTGCTGGCCGACCTGTATCACGAGCAGATCCAGTCGGGGAATCTGATCCCGACCCTGAAACTCTGCTGGGACGAGATCGGCTATATCCAGTTCGGCGACAATCCCGGCCGCAACGAGCCGGGCAGCGGCGAGATCAACTATGCCAATATCTGCCGCTTTCTGAAAGCACAGGCCTATGCCGGGGTGATCGGCATGGAACATGGCAATTCGGTCAAGGGCCGCGCGGGCGAAGAGAGACTGATCGCCGCCTACCGCGCGATCGATCCTACAGCATGA
- a CDS encoding DUF1080 domain-containing protein has product MLSLIALAVASGAVAQDKPGMGFRDTPMLPGGQWHVHDPDRPAPRVVTPAAQPGGAPSDAVVLFDGRSLDAWTASGKPWLLQGGMLTVPPRDGKAESVLVSKQSFGDVQLHLEFRSPNPPRKSSQDRGNSGIWFMQRYEVQILDGYDNPTYADGQVGAVYAWKPPLVNAARKPGEWQSYDIIFERPRFGGDGKLLRPAYVTALLNGVVVQNHQAMLGTTVWRQVEKYQAHGDAAPIQLQDHDSPVSFRNIWVRPLPPEAIAQDLPEDAR; this is encoded by the coding sequence ATGCTATCGTTGATCGCGCTGGCCGTGGCGAGCGGCGCGGTGGCCCAGGACAAGCCGGGCATGGGGTTTCGCGACACGCCGATGCTGCCCGGTGGCCAATGGCATGTCCATGATCCGGACCGGCCCGCGCCGCGCGTCGTGACCCCGGCCGCGCAGCCCGGCGGCGCGCCATCGGATGCGGTGGTGCTGTTCGACGGGCGCTCGCTGGACGCCTGGACGGCCAGCGGCAAGCCATGGCTGCTTCAGGGGGGCATGCTGACCGTGCCGCCGCGCGACGGCAAGGCGGAGAGCGTGCTGGTCAGCAAGCAGAGCTTCGGCGATGTCCAGCTCCACCTCGAATTCCGATCGCCCAACCCGCCGCGCAAATCGTCGCAGGACCGGGGCAATAGCGGCATCTGGTTCATGCAACGCTATGAGGTGCAGATCCTCGACGGTTATGACAACCCGACCTATGCCGATGGGCAGGTGGGGGCGGTCTATGCCTGGAAGCCGCCGCTGGTGAACGCCGCGCGCAAGCCCGGCGAGTGGCAAAGCTACGACATCATCTTCGAGCGGCCGCGCTTCGGCGGCGACGGCAAGCTGCTCCGCCCCGCCTATGTCACCGCCTTGCTGAACGGCGTCGTCGTCCAGAACCATCAGGCGATGCTGGGCACCACCGTCTGGCGGCAGGTCGAGAAATATCAGGCGCATGGTGATGCCGCGCCGATCCAGCTTCAGGATCACGACTCGCCCGTCTCGTTCCGCAACATCTGGGTCCGCCCGCTGCCGCCCGAGGCGATCGCGCAGGACCTGCCGGAGGATGCCCGATGA
- a CDS encoding gluconate 2-dehydrogenase subunit 3 family protein, protein MIAHPHIDRRHALAGITAMFGSALFAPIARAAGAVEQTRGAIPVISNGPPSVAVFTPVQRATMTALAERVLPTTDTPGAIAAGVPEFIEKILADWSLPPDRVPIIAGLNAIEARSQSVNKVAAAKATAAQQDTLLTEAMEGVLPEGRAFFEPFRQLVITGYYTSEIGITQEREYLPVPGEYNGAFPYSQVNKVYSA, encoded by the coding sequence ATGATCGCCCACCCCCATATCGACCGCAGACATGCCCTGGCGGGGATCACCGCCATGTTCGGCTCCGCGCTGTTCGCGCCCATCGCCCGTGCGGCGGGCGCGGTCGAGCAGACGCGCGGCGCCATTCCCGTCATCTCGAACGGCCCGCCCAGCGTGGCGGTCTTCACCCCCGTCCAGCGCGCGACGATGACCGCGCTGGCCGAACGCGTGCTGCCGACCACCGATACGCCCGGCGCGATCGCCGCCGGGGTGCCCGAATTCATCGAGAAGATACTGGCCGACTGGTCGCTGCCCCCCGACCGGGTGCCGATCATCGCCGGGCTGAACGCGATCGAGGCGCGCAGCCAGAGCGTCAACAAGGTGGCCGCCGCCAAGGCGACGGCGGCGCAGCAGGACACGCTGCTGACCGAGGCGATGGAGGGCGTGCTGCCCGAGGGCCGCGCCTTCTTCGAGCCGTTCCGGCAACTGGTCATCACCGGCTATTACACGTCGGAGATCGGCATCACGCAGGAACGCGAATATCTGCCCGTGCCCGGCGAGTATAACGGCGCCTTCCCCTATTCTCAGGTCAACAAGGTATATTCGGCATGA
- a CDS encoding sugar phosphate isomerase/epimerase, protein MIDRRSLMGAGLGLGAGALLPGMAQAARLGAIGLQLYTIRELFAADPVKTLEAVARIGYREIEYGGGGYDAMDHAMLRRTQDRLGLKAPSVHVPYDALLGNFGKCVTMAKTLGADTVILPYMTDEHRTEAGWNAALPNINRFAEQLKKAGLGFAYHNHDFEFTNKPGGVSLYDRLLKGTDPKLVKVEIDLYWAIHAGEDAAALIRRLAGRIYAYHVKDARADGSMTAVGAGKIDFAALFKLNGLAGVKHFYVENDQAPAPYLPDITTSFRTLQALRF, encoded by the coding sequence ATGATCGATCGTCGTTCGCTGATGGGCGCGGGGTTGGGGCTGGGCGCGGGCGCACTGCTGCCGGGGATGGCGCAGGCCGCGCGGCTGGGCGCCATCGGGCTCCAGCTCTACACGATCCGCGAGCTGTTCGCGGCCGATCCGGTCAAGACGCTCGAGGCGGTGGCGAGGATCGGGTACCGCGAGATTGAATATGGCGGGGGCGGCTATGACGCGATGGACCATGCCATGCTCCGCCGTACGCAGGACCGGCTGGGGCTGAAGGCGCCCTCGGTCCATGTCCCCTATGACGCGCTGCTCGGCAATTTCGGGAAATGCGTGACCATGGCGAAGACGCTGGGCGCGGACACCGTCATCCTGCCCTATATGACCGACGAGCATCGGACCGAGGCGGGCTGGAACGCGGCGCTGCCCAACATCAACCGCTTCGCCGAGCAGTTGAAGAAGGCGGGGCTGGGCTTCGCCTATCACAATCACGACTTCGAGTTCACCAACAAGCCCGGCGGCGTCAGCCTGTATGACCGGTTGCTCAAGGGCACCGACCCGAAGCTCGTGAAGGTCGAGATCGATCTCTATTGGGCGATCCATGCGGGCGAGGATGCGGCGGCGCTGATCCGGCGGCTGGCGGGGCGCATCTATGCCTATCACGTCAAGGACGCGCGCGCCGATGGCAGCATGACCGCGGTGGGAGCGGGCAAGATCGACTTCGCCGCACTCTTCAAGCTCAACGGGCTGGCCGGCGTGAAGCATTTCTATGTCGAGAACGACCAGGCGCCCGCGCCGTACCTGCCCGACATCACGACCAGCTTCCGGACGCTGCAAGCGCTTCGATTCTAA
- a CDS encoding GMC family oxidoreductase, whose translation MAATNRFDAIVIGSGISGGFAAKELTEKGLRVLMLDRGVMVEHGEGYPYDGKPPFEVPARNIMPKPLVESDYFIAKQGYVAPSNQKFYNDDRLNPYAYDEGSKFYWIRPGAVGGKSLIWGRWSFRWSPDDFEANKREGVAADWPIRYDDVAPWYSYVEKYIGVSGSRENLPYLPDSEFQPPIPMNVAEKWLKERLEGQFPGRKLINTRLSNMTEDKPDQNRTKCQFRNQCGNGCSFGAYFSTQAVTLPAARATGRLTLQSDAVVTGIDYDPASKKVTGVRYVDAKTGQAQTVAANLVFVCASAMASVQILMNSRAPGSERSHFDSSGTLGRYVMDHIFRVGVSGEIPGMEDLIEYGRRPGGVYVPRFRNLKGDEGLGFRRGYGYQGSAYRNAAKPVGFGAEMKHGMRRYGPWQFSMGAFGECLPYEDNRISLHASKVDRFGVPLLKFDVTFRDNELKMMADARREGEAMLRAAGLRNVTSGEQEHVPGDAIHEMGGARMGADPRASVLNKWSQAHDASNLYVTDGAQMASVSCVNPSLTFMALTARAADHAVKGLKAGAV comes from the coding sequence ATGGCGGCGACGAACCGTTTCGACGCGATCGTGATCGGGTCGGGGATCAGCGGCGGTTTCGCCGCCAAGGAACTGACCGAAAAGGGCCTGCGCGTCCTGATGCTCGACCGGGGCGTCATGGTCGAGCATGGCGAGGGCTATCCCTATGACGGCAAGCCGCCTTTCGAGGTGCCCGCGCGCAACATCATGCCCAAGCCCTTGGTGGAGAGCGATTATTTCATCGCCAAACAGGGCTATGTCGCGCCCAGCAACCAGAAATTCTACAATGACGACCGGCTGAACCCCTATGCCTATGACGAGGGGAGCAAATTCTACTGGATCCGCCCCGGCGCGGTCGGCGGCAAGTCGCTGATCTGGGGCCGCTGGTCTTTCCGCTGGAGCCCCGACGATTTCGAGGCGAACAAGCGCGAGGGCGTCGCCGCCGACTGGCCGATCCGCTATGACGACGTCGCGCCGTGGTATAGCTATGTCGAGAAATATATCGGCGTATCGGGTTCGCGCGAGAATTTGCCCTATCTGCCCGACAGCGAGTTCCAGCCGCCGATCCCGATGAACGTCGCGGAGAAATGGTTGAAGGAGCGGCTGGAGGGCCAGTTTCCGGGCCGCAAGCTGATCAACACCCGCCTGTCCAACATGACCGAGGACAAGCCCGACCAGAACCGCACCAAATGCCAGTTCCGCAACCAGTGCGGCAATGGATGCTCGTTCGGCGCCTATTTCTCGACCCAGGCGGTGACGCTGCCCGCCGCGCGCGCGACCGGGCGGCTGACGCTGCAATCGGACGCGGTGGTGACGGGGATCGACTATGACCCCGCCAGCAAGAAGGTCACCGGCGTCCGCTATGTCGATGCCAAGACGGGGCAGGCGCAGACGGTGGCCGCCAATCTCGTCTTCGTCTGCGCCTCGGCCATGGCATCGGTGCAGATCCTGATGAACTCGCGCGCGCCCGGCTCGGAGCGCAGCCATTTCGACAGCAGCGGGACGCTGGGCCGCTATGTCATGGACCATATCTTCCGCGTCGGCGTGTCGGGCGAGATTCCCGGCATGGAGGATCTGATCGAATATGGTCGCCGTCCGGGCGGGGTCTATGTGCCGCGCTTCCGCAATCTGAAGGGCGACGAAGGGCTGGGCTTCCGGCGCGGCTATGGCTATCAGGGCTCGGCCTATCGCAATGCCGCCAAGCCGGTCGGCTTCGGCGCGGAGATGAAGCATGGCATGCGCCGCTATGGTCCCTGGCAGTTCAGCATGGGCGCGTTCGGTGAATGCCTGCCCTATGAGGACAATCGCATCTCGCTGCATGCCAGCAAGGTCGATCGCTTCGGCGTGCCGCTGTTGAAGTTCGACGTGACCTTCCGCGACAACGAACTGAAGATGATGGCCGACGCCCGGCGCGAGGGCGAGGCGATGCTGCGCGCGGCGGGGCTGAGGAACGTGACCAGCGGCGAGCAGGAGCACGTGCCGGGCGACGCGATCCACGAAATGGGCGGCGCGCGCATGGGGGCGGACCCGCGTGCCTCGGTGCTCAACAAATGGAGCCAGGCGCATGACGCGTCGAACCTGTACGTGACCGATGGTGCGCAGATGGCGTCGGTGTCGTGCGTCAACCCGTCGCTGACCTTCATGGCGCTGACCGCGCGCGCGGCCGATCACGCGGTCAAGGGGCTGAAGGCTGGCGCCGTCTGA
- a CDS encoding LacI family DNA-binding transcriptional regulator, which produces MTARRPEGVTIRAVGERAGVSAMTVSNVINGAGRVGAATRAAVLAAIEELGYVPNVAARRLAKARATMLGLVYSDRSTPFIDSVLLGALRASNARGLQFIAQGEEGLTRDAAEAAVRALVQSGAAGVLLVPPFAELLSGSGLFEELGVAAAAIATGQALPDIATVRIDNRAAMAAMTAHVAQAGHRRIGFIAGPQRFSVADERLAGFRDGLAAAGLAYDPALVIQSGFDPLSGAAAGRVLLGLADRPSAILCSSDDMAAGLIGEAHRMGLRLPDDLAVTGFDDTAIASRVWPPLTVIRQPVEEMAFGAVEQVLAALRSRIVEDRVMAFELVVRESVGRG; this is translated from the coding sequence ATGACCGCCAGGCGCCCCGAAGGCGTCACCATCCGCGCGGTGGGCGAGCGGGCGGGCGTGTCGGCGATGACGGTGTCCAACGTCATCAACGGCGCGGGCCGGGTCGGTGCCGCCACGCGCGCGGCGGTGCTCGCGGCGATCGAGGAACTGGGCTATGTCCCCAATGTGGCCGCGCGTCGGCTGGCCAAGGCGCGCGCGACCATGCTGGGGCTGGTCTATAGCGACCGGAGCACGCCCTTCATCGACTCGGTGCTGCTGGGGGCCTTGCGCGCCAGCAATGCGCGCGGGCTGCAATTCATCGCGCAGGGCGAGGAAGGGCTGACCCGCGACGCGGCCGAGGCGGCGGTGCGCGCGCTGGTGCAGAGCGGGGCGGCGGGGGTGCTGCTCGTGCCGCCCTTTGCCGAGCTGCTCAGCGGATCGGGGCTGTTCGAGGAGCTGGGCGTCGCGGCGGCGGCGATCGCGACGGGGCAGGCGCTGCCCGACATCGCCACCGTCCGGATCGACAACCGCGCGGCGATGGCTGCGATGACCGCACATGTCGCACAGGCGGGGCACCGGCGGATCGGCTTCATCGCCGGGCCGCAACGCTTTTCGGTCGCCGACGAGCGGCTGGCGGGCTTTCGTGACGGACTGGCGGCTGCGGGCCTGGCCTATGATCCCGCGCTGGTGATCCAGAGCGGATTCGATCCGCTGTCCGGCGCGGCGGCGGGGCGGGTCCTGCTGGGCCTGGCGGACCGGCCGAGCGCGATCCTGTGCAGCAGCGACGACATGGCCGCCGGGCTGATCGGCGAGGCGCACCGCATGGGGCTGCGCCTGCCCGATGACCTGGCGGTGACGGGTTTCGACGACACCGCGATCGCATCGCGGGTTTGGCCACCGCTGACCGTTATCCGCCAGCCGGTCGAGGAGATGGCGTTCGGCGCGGTGGAGCAGGTGCTGGCGGCGCTACGCTCGCGGATCGTGGAGGACCGGGTGATGGCCTTTGAACTGGTCGTGCGCGAGTCGGTGGGGCGGGGGTAG
- a CDS encoding class 1 fructose-bisphosphatase yields MTIARQTTLTRFLIEQQRRSPETCPPELRLLIETVARACKAVNQAISKGALGDVLGSLGSENVQGEVQKKLDVIANDLLLDANEWGGHLAAMASEEMETIHRIPNRYPKGEYLLLFDPIDGSSNVDVDLSVGTIFSVLRAPEDCAGREVTEADFLQPGRDQVAAGYAIYGPQTLLVLTVGDGVYEFTLDRELGSWRLTDGPMRIPAGNREFAINMARRRQWSPGIARYIEERILGTEGPCGVDYNMRWTASMVADIHRILKRGGVFLYPGDHRQSGKAKLRLLYEANPMSFLIEQAGGAAIDGAIPIMDVEAIGLHQRVGVVLGDAEEVALVAEYGRTG; encoded by the coding sequence ATGACCATAGCGCGCCAGACGACGCTGACCCGTTTCCTGATCGAGCAGCAGCGCCGCTCGCCGGAGACCTGCCCTCCCGAACTGCGCCTGCTGATCGAAACCGTGGCGCGCGCGTGCAAGGCGGTGAACCAAGCGATCTCCAAGGGCGCGCTGGGCGATGTGCTGGGCTCGCTAGGCAGCGAGAATGTGCAGGGCGAGGTCCAGAAGAAGCTGGACGTGATCGCCAACGACCTGTTGCTCGACGCCAATGAATGGGGCGGGCACCTGGCCGCCATGGCGTCGGAGGAGATGGAGACGATCCACCGCATCCCCAACCGCTATCCCAAGGGCGAATATCTGCTGCTGTTCGATCCGATCGACGGGTCGAGCAATGTCGATGTCGACCTGTCGGTCGGGACCATCTTCTCGGTCCTGCGCGCGCCCGAGGACTGCGCGGGGCGCGAGGTGACCGAGGCGGACTTCCTGCAACCCGGCCGCGATCAGGTGGCGGCGGGCTATGCGATCTACGGGCCGCAGACGCTGCTGGTGCTGACGGTCGGCGACGGGGTGTATGAATTCACGCTCGACCGCGAGCTGGGTTCGTGGCGGCTGACCGACGGGCCGATGCGAATCCCGGCGGGGAACCGCGAGTTCGCGATCAACATGGCGCGCCGCCGCCAATGGTCGCCTGGCATCGCGCGCTATATCGAGGAACGCATCCTGGGCACCGAGGGGCCGTGCGGGGTGGATTATAACATGCGCTGGACCGCCTCGATGGTGGCGGACATCCACCGCATCCTGAAGCGCGGCGGCGTGTTCCTCTATCCGGGCGACCACCGCCAGTCGGGCAAGGCCAAGCTGCGCCTGCTGTACGAAGCCAATCCGATGAGCTTCCTGATCGAACAGGCGGGCGGCGCGGCGATCGACGGCGCCATCCCGATCATGGATGTCGAGGCGATCGGCCTGCACCAGCGCGTCGGCGTGGTGCTGGGCGATGCCGAGGAGGTGGCGCTGGTCGCGGAATATGGGCGAACGGGGTGA
- the epsC gene encoding serine O-acetyltransferase EpsC has protein sequence MSTQALTPTDRAAPDAATGIDAIVTGLRRARDGWRQRQDAGRDVERFPSRAGVEDVVALIAAALYPRRLGHFRGAGVEEDRFVAAKLLAGLTALEREIGAELAYWQKDADAAFPPEQAALIARLFGATLPKVRDLIDSDVEAAFLADPAARSVDEILLCYPGATASLHHRIAHELNELGAPIVARMISELANERTGIDIHPGATIGRHFFIDHGTGVVIGETAIIGERVRLYQHVTLGARSALGTAPRSPRDRFARHPIVEDDVIVYAGATILGRVTIGARSVIGGNVWLLADAAPDSVLVQPEAQALAIAEGRALRQELEGRA, from the coding sequence ATGTCGACCCAAGCCCTGACCCCGACCGACCGCGCCGCCCCCGATGCCGCGACCGGCATCGACGCGATCGTCACGGGGCTGCGCCGCGCCCGCGACGGCTGGCGGCAGCGGCAGGATGCGGGCCGCGACGTCGAGCGTTTCCCCTCGCGCGCCGGGGTCGAGGATGTCGTCGCGCTGATCGCCGCCGCGCTCTATCCGCGCCGTCTGGGCCATTTTCGGGGGGCGGGGGTGGAGGAGGACCGTTTCGTCGCCGCCAAGCTGCTCGCCGGGCTGACCGCGCTGGAGCGCGAGATCGGGGCGGAGCTGGCCTATTGGCAGAAGGACGCCGATGCCGCCTTCCCGCCCGAACAGGCCGCGCTGATCGCCCGGCTGTTCGGCGCCACCCTTCCCAAAGTCCGCGACCTGATCGACAGCGATGTCGAAGCCGCCTTCCTGGCCGATCCCGCGGCGCGCAGCGTCGACGAGATCCTGCTCTGCTATCCCGGCGCGACCGCCAGCCTGCATCATCGCATCGCGCATGAACTGAACGAACTGGGCGCGCCCATCGTGGCGCGGATGATCTCCGAACTCGCCAATGAGCGGACCGGGATCGACATCCATCCGGGTGCCACGATCGGGCGGCATTTCTTCATCGACCATGGCACCGGCGTCGTCATCGGCGAGACCGCGATCATCGGCGAGCGGGTGCGGCTGTACCAGCATGTCACGCTGGGTGCGCGTTCGGCGCTGGGCACCGCGCCGCGTTCGCCGCGCGACCGCTTCGCGCGCCATCCGATCGTCGAGGACGACGTCATCGTCTATGCCGGCGCGACGATCCTGGGCCGGGTGACGATCGGCGCGCGCTCGGTGATCGGCGGCAATGTCTGGCTGCTGGCGGATGCCGCGCCCGACAGCGTGCTGGTCCAGCCCGAGGCGCAGGCCCTGGCCATCGCGGAGGGCCGCGCGCTACGCCAGGAACTGGAGGGACGGGCATGA
- a CDS encoding gamma-glutamyl-gamma-aminobutyrate hydrolase family protein, whose protein sequence is MIRGGKPIIGLMCGNEEANRPIQAVATRFIDPLVKLGGASVVLIPAIPEAVDTVMMADMLDGLLLTGGRSHVAPAQYGDCAELAPQACDPRRDSVALALGGRMIERGKPVYGICRGMQEINVLFGGSLTCLGGSARHHRGSWDESYESLFGHHHPVDLMPGGVLAGRGGDRRLEVNSVHQQGVDRLGYGLVVEARDAEDGLIEAFRAPGCGADVLAVQWHPEWDVAQCHVARSFFTRLGHSARGHA, encoded by the coding sequence ATGATCCGGGGCGGCAAGCCGATCATCGGTCTGATGTGCGGGAACGAGGAGGCGAACCGGCCGATCCAGGCGGTGGCGACGCGCTTCATCGATCCGCTGGTCAAGCTGGGCGGTGCCAGCGTCGTGCTGATCCCCGCCATCCCGGAGGCGGTCGACACGGTGATGATGGCCGACATGCTCGACGGCCTGTTGCTGACCGGGGGACGCTCGCATGTCGCGCCCGCGCAATATGGCGACTGCGCCGAACTCGCGCCCCAGGCGTGCGACCCGCGGCGCGACTCGGTCGCGCTGGCGCTGGGCGGGCGGATGATCGAGCGCGGCAAGCCCGTCTATGGCATCTGCCGGGGGATGCAGGAGATCAACGTGCTGTTCGGCGGGTCGCTGACCTGCCTGGGCGGCTCGGCGCGGCATCATCGCGGCAGCTGGGACGAAAGCTACGAGTCGCTGTTCGGCCATCATCACCCCGTCGACCTGATGCCCGGCGGCGTGCTGGCGGGGCGGGGCGGCGATCGGCGGCTGGAGGTCAATTCGGTCCACCAGCAGGGTGTCGACCGGCTGGGCTATGGCCTGGTGGTCGAGGCGCGCGATGCCGAGGACGGGCTGATCGAGGCATTCCGCGCCCCCGGTTGCGGCGCGGACGTGCTGGCGGTGCAATGGCATCCCGAATGGGACGTCGCCCAGTGCCATGTCGCGCGCAGCTTCTTCACCCGCCTGGGCCATTCGGCGCGCGGCCATGCCTGA